The following coding sequences lie in one Crassostrea angulata isolate pt1a10 chromosome 10, ASM2561291v2, whole genome shotgun sequence genomic window:
- the LOC128167104 gene encoding uncharacterized protein LOC128167104, whose protein sequence is MPSVQVHLNTTDQELLRKLNNSLIIEIKGDPVSFRDSNLNELLYVVIVIMFYGTALMVLIATQIRKQRREGQEVDYYDEYLERNKDDGKKMLLPKIDVKVNVPLEADEIKMEEESFTGKN, encoded by the coding sequence ATGCCGAGTGTGCAAGTTCACCTCAACACGACAGACCAAGAACTGCTTCGAAAATTAAACAATTCTCTGATCATTGAAATCAAGGGGGACCCAGTCTCCTTCAGGGACAGTAACCTGAATGAACTGCTGTATGTTGTCATCGTGATCATGTTCTATGGGACCGCTTTAATGGTTCTCATAGCAACCCAAATCCGGAAGCAGCGCAGAGAAGGACAGGAAGTGGATTATTATGACGAGTATTTAGAACGGAACAAAGACGACGGAAAGAAGATGTTGTTACCAAAAATAGACGTCAAAGTGAACGTTCCATTAGAGGCGGACGAAATAAAGATGGAAGAGGAGAGTTTTACCGGGAAAAACTAG